A genomic segment from Pollutimonas thiosulfatoxidans encodes:
- a CDS encoding integrase, producing MIETIRQGLKADGYTVSIAKLCQWFGIPRRTVYYKPVKAAPEINPQFAEPIKAMIEESPSIGYRTVANLLGFNKNTVQRIFQLKGWQVKKRAIGFRPRIQALPSVASAPNERWSNRWAVQILDAQRIEDVFA from the coding sequence ATGATCGAGACGATCCGCCAGGGACTTAAAGCCGACGGGTACACCGTCTCGATCGCCAAGCTATGCCAATGGTTCGGTATTCCCCGACGCACGGTGTACTACAAGCCGGTTAAGGCTGCGCCCGAGATAAACCCGCAGTTTGCCGAACCGATCAAGGCCATGATCGAAGAGTCACCATCCATCGGTTACCGGACAGTGGCGAATCTGCTGGGTTTTAACAAGAACACCGTGCAGCGCATCTTCCAGCTCAAAGGCTGGCAGGTAAAGAAGCGAGCCATTGGTTTCAGGCCTCGCATCCAGGCCTTGCCGTCGGTAGCGAGCGCGCCTAATGAGCGTTGGTCCAACCGTTGGGCGGTCCAGATACTGGACGCGCAACGCATCGAAGACGTCTTCGCCTGA
- a CDS encoding DUF1153 domain-containing protein encodes MSMKMEDEIKRWTAKRKSALVLDIIRGKATVAEASRTYDLAPSEIENWMDDAKRGMENALRAKPEDIREQYERQLKDLQEAYGEAMLELRARKKLQSLLGEDEK; translated from the coding sequence ATGAGTATGAAGATGGAAGACGAGATCAAACGCTGGACAGCCAAGCGGAAAAGCGCGCTGGTGCTGGACATCATCCGGGGCAAAGCAACCGTTGCCGAGGCCAGTCGTACCTACGACTTAGCCCCTTCAGAGATCGAGAACTGGATGGATGATGCCAAACGGGGCATGGAGAACGCGCTGCGTGCCAAGCCAGAGGACATCCGAGAGCAGTACGAACGCCAGCTCAAGGATCTTCAAGAGGCGTACGGCGAAGCGATGTTGGAGCTACGTGCCAGAAAAAAATTGCAGTCCCTGTTGGGCGAGGACGAGAAATGA
- a CDS encoding IS3 family transposase codes for MYSYEDRLRAVKLYLKLGRRISATLRQLGYSNKNSLKAWCAEFEQNRDLRRGYQRVKRRYNDEQKHRAVDHYVEQGHSLIHTIRCLGYPSRETLRAWIGELRPEFRKTITGISTPHNLLRPRATKQQAIIALNTRSGSAKEVADATGVTRETLYSWHHQLLGHAPLKPMSKKTDTAPLGQQRDDLLKELTDLEARVRKLRLEHDILEKASELIKKDMGINPLGLRSREKTMVVDALKDLYTLTELLEGLRLARSTYFYQRLRQTLPDKYAQVRADIRNIFDENYCCYGYRRIDGVLRRQGVRLSEKVVRRLMAEESLTVKTPRRRRFSAYAGDPTPAVPNLLNRNFHAAAPNTKWLTDLTEVRIPAGKVYVSPIVDCFDGLVVAWNIGTRPDANLVNTMLDHAVQTLQPDEHPVIHSDRGAHYRWPEWIRRTDDAKLVRSMSKKGCSPDNAACEGFFGRLKTELIYPRDWREVTLEDFMRRIDGYIRWYNERRIKQSLGHRSPIEYRQALRLMPI; via the coding sequence ATGTATTCATACGAGGATCGTCTGCGCGCCGTAAAGCTGTATTTGAAGCTCGGCCGTCGGATCAGTGCCACGTTGCGCCAACTGGGGTATTCCAACAAGAATTCACTCAAGGCCTGGTGTGCGGAATTTGAACAGAATCGGGATCTTCGCAGAGGCTATCAACGGGTAAAGCGCCGGTACAACGATGAACAGAAGCACCGGGCAGTGGACCACTACGTTGAACAAGGTCACAGCCTAATTCACACGATCCGATGTTTAGGCTATCCGAGCAGGGAGACACTACGTGCGTGGATCGGTGAATTGCGCCCGGAGTTCAGGAAGACAATCACGGGTATTAGTACCCCGCACAATCTGCTTCGGCCTCGTGCCACGAAGCAGCAGGCCATTATCGCGTTGAATACACGCTCCGGCTCAGCAAAGGAGGTGGCTGATGCCACCGGTGTGACCCGAGAAACGTTATATAGTTGGCATCATCAGCTACTTGGCCATGCCCCTTTGAAACCCATGTCAAAGAAAACGGATACGGCTCCGCTAGGACAGCAACGCGATGATCTACTCAAGGAGTTAACTGATCTGGAAGCCCGAGTTCGCAAACTTCGCCTGGAGCACGACATTCTGGAGAAGGCGAGTGAACTCATAAAAAAAGACATGGGCATCAACCCCCTCGGGCTGAGAAGCCGGGAAAAAACGATGGTGGTTGATGCCCTCAAAGATCTTTATACCCTTACTGAACTCCTTGAAGGTTTGAGGCTCGCGCGCAGCACGTACTTCTATCAACGGCTGCGACAGACGCTGCCGGATAAGTATGCGCAGGTGCGCGCGGATATCCGAAATATTTTCGATGAGAACTACTGCTGTTATGGTTACCGGCGCATTGACGGAGTCTTACGACGTCAAGGTGTGCGCTTGTCGGAGAAAGTCGTGCGCCGTCTTATGGCCGAAGAGTCACTGACGGTCAAAACGCCGCGGCGCCGGCGTTTCTCGGCATATGCAGGCGACCCGACACCTGCGGTTCCGAATCTGTTGAACCGTAACTTCCATGCCGCCGCACCAAATACGAAATGGTTGACCGACCTGACGGAGGTCCGCATTCCTGCCGGGAAAGTTTACGTCTCGCCCATCGTCGACTGCTTCGATGGGTTGGTGGTGGCCTGGAACATCGGCACCCGCCCGGATGCGAATCTCGTCAACACCATGCTGGATCACGCCGTGCAGACACTACAACCAGATGAGCATCCAGTCATTCATTCGGACAGAGGTGCGCATTACCGATGGCCTGAGTGGATTCGTCGTACTGACGATGCCAAACTGGTGCGCTCAATGTCCAAGAAAGGTTGCTCGCCAGACAATGCAGCTTGCGAGGGATTCTTCGGACGCCTGAAAACTGAGCTGATCTACCCGAGAGACTGGCGTGAGGTTACGCTGGAAGACTTCATGCGGCGAATCGACGGTTATATTCGCTGGTACAACGAACGCCGCATTAAACAGTCCCTTGGCCATCGCAGTCCCATCGAGTATCGTCAGGCGCTCAGGTTGATGCCCATTTAA